The following are encoded in a window of Thiohalobacter sp. IOR34 genomic DNA:
- the rpsB gene encoding 30S ribosomal protein S2, giving the protein MADVTMRQMLEAGVHFGHQTRFWNPKMAPYIFGERSKIHIINLEKTLPLYNEAMNFIGSLAAKGGTILFVGTKRAAREVIGEEAKRCGMPYVNHRWLGGMLTNYKTVRQSIKRLKELETMAEDGSFERLSKKEALMLRRELDKLERSLGGIKDMRGIPDALFVVDVGHEKIAVSEARKLGIPVVGVVDTNNSLDGVDYVIPGNDDAIRAIQLYVRGAADAVLSAKGSSVKAAGSEDEFVEINEAAEAKEAGEGAASA; this is encoded by the coding sequence ATGGCAGACGTCACCATGCGCCAGATGCTTGAGGCAGGCGTACATTTCGGGCACCAGACCCGCTTCTGGAATCCGAAGATGGCACCTTACATCTTCGGCGAACGCAGCAAGATCCACATCATCAACCTCGAGAAGACGCTCCCGCTGTACAACGAGGCGATGAATTTCATCGGCAGCCTGGCCGCCAAGGGCGGCACCATCCTCTTCGTGGGCACCAAGCGCGCGGCGCGCGAGGTGATCGGCGAGGAGGCCAAGCGCTGCGGCATGCCCTATGTCAATCACCGCTGGCTGGGCGGCATGCTCACCAACTACAAGACGGTGCGCCAGTCCATCAAGCGTCTCAAGGAGCTGGAGACCATGGCCGAGGACGGCAGCTTCGAGCGGCTCAGCAAGAAGGAGGCGCTGATGCTGCGCCGCGAGCTGGACAAGCTGGAGCGCAGCCTGGGCGGCATCAAGGACATGCGCGGTATCCCCGACGCCCTGTTCGTGGTCGACGTCGGACACGAGAAGATCGCGGTCAGTGAGGCCAGGAAGCTGGGCATCCCGGTGGTCGGCGTGGTGGACACCAACAACTCGCTGGACGGTGTGGACTACGTGATCCCCGGCAACGACGATGCCATCCGCGCCATCCAGCTCTATGTGCGCGGTGCGGCGGATGCCGTGCTCAGCGCCAAGGGCAGCAGCGTCAAGGCCGCCGGCAGCGAGGACGAGTTCGTCGAGATCAACGAGGCAGCGGAGGCCAAGGAGGCCGGCGAAGGCGCCGCCTCGGCCTGA
- the tsf gene encoding translation elongation factor Ts, producing MAISAAQVKELRERTGSGMMECKKALVEADGDMEAAIEALRKSGLAKADKKAGRVAAEGLIVIEISADGKEAALVEVNSETDFVAKKDEFQDFARQVAKRVLASKPESIEALLEMPLRDGEDTTVDMARKELVAKLGENIGVRRFELVQTDGTLGYYLHGSRIGVLVELEGGDEALARDIAMHVAASRPLSVSADDMPQEVLDKEREIIVAQAQESGKPENIIEKMVEGRIRKFLAEVTLLGQPFVKDPDTTVGKLLDKSGAKVRSFRRMELGEGIEKKQENFADEVMAQVRGD from the coding sequence ATGGCAATCTCAGCCGCACAGGTAAAGGAACTGCGGGAACGCACCGGTTCCGGGATGATGGAATGCAAGAAGGCACTGGTCGAGGCCGACGGCGACATGGAAGCGGCCATCGAGGCGCTGCGCAAGTCGGGTCTGGCCAAGGCCGACAAGAAGGCCGGCCGGGTCGCTGCCGAGGGGCTGATCGTGATCGAGATCAGCGCCGACGGCAAGGAGGCGGCCCTGGTCGAGGTCAACTCCGAGACCGACTTCGTGGCCAAGAAGGACGAGTTCCAGGACTTCGCCCGCCAGGTGGCGAAGCGGGTGCTGGCCAGCAAGCCGGAGTCGATCGAGGCCCTGCTGGAGATGCCGCTGCGTGACGGCGAGGATACCACCGTCGACATGGCGCGCAAGGAGCTGGTCGCCAAGCTGGGCGAGAACATCGGTGTGCGTCGCTTCGAGCTGGTGCAGACCGACGGCACCCTTGGCTACTACCTGCACGGTTCGCGCATCGGTGTGCTGGTCGAGCTGGAGGGCGGCGACGAGGCCCTGGCCCGCGACATCGCCATGCACGTCGCCGCCAGCCGTCCGCTGTCGGTGTCGGCCGACGACATGCCGCAGGAGGTGCTGGACAAGGAGCGCGAGATCATCGTCGCCCAGGCCCAGGAGAGCGGCAAGCCGGAGAACATCATCGAGAAGATGGTCGAGGGCCGGATCCGCAAGTTCCTCGCCGAGGTGACCCTGCTCGGTCAGCCCTTCGTCAAGGACCCGGACACCACGGTCGGCAAGCTGCTCGACAAGAGTGGTGCCAAGGTGCGCAGCTTCCGCCGCATGGAGCTGGGCGAGGGCATCGAGAAGAAGCAGGAGAACTTCGCCGACGAGGTGATGGCGCAGGTTCGCGGCGACTAG
- the pyrH gene encoding UMP kinase has translation MTASCPKYRRILLKLSGEALMGAQEAGIDPAVLLRFAEAIHDIVSDGVQVGLVIGGGNIFRGAGLAAAGMDRVKGDQMGMLATVMNALAMQDALQRLGSEARVMSALPVAGVCEGFSRDQALRHLDQGRVVLFAAGTGNPFFTTDSAASLRAIEIGADILFKATQVDGVYTDDPQTNPKAERFDRLSYDEALARKLMVMDATALVMCRDHDMPLMVFNIHQPGNLMRAVCGEPVGTLVLRDTTE, from the coding sequence ATGACAGCATCCTGCCCGAAATATCGACGCATCCTTCTCAAGCTGAGCGGCGAGGCCCTGATGGGCGCGCAGGAGGCCGGCATCGATCCCGCGGTGTTGCTGCGCTTTGCCGAGGCGATCCACGACATCGTCAGCGACGGCGTCCAGGTCGGCCTGGTGATCGGCGGCGGCAACATCTTCCGCGGCGCCGGGCTGGCGGCGGCCGGCATGGACCGGGTCAAGGGCGACCAGATGGGGATGCTGGCCACGGTGATGAACGCGTTGGCCATGCAGGATGCCCTGCAGCGCCTGGGCAGCGAGGCGCGGGTCATGTCGGCGCTGCCCGTCGCTGGCGTCTGCGAGGGCTTCTCGCGCGACCAGGCGCTGCGTCATCTGGACCAGGGCCGGGTGGTGCTGTTCGCGGCAGGCACCGGCAACCCCTTCTTCACCACGGATTCCGCGGCCAGTCTGCGTGCCATCGAGATCGGTGCCGACATCCTGTTCAAGGCGACCCAGGTCGACGGCGTCTACACCGACGATCCGCAGACCAACCCCAAGGCGGAACGCTTCGATCGCCTCAGCTACGACGAGGCCCTGGCCCGCAAGCTGATGGTGATGGACGCCACTGCCCTGGTGATGTGCCGTGACCACGACATGCCGCTGATGGTTTTCAACATTCACCAGCCGGGCAACCTGATGCGCGCCGTCTGCGGCGAGCCGGTGGGCACGCTGGTGCTCAGGGACACAACGGAGTAA
- the frr gene encoding ribosome recycling factor, translating into MIDEIIEDAKVRMGKSVESLKTDLSKLRTGRAHTSLLDHIMVDYYGSPTPLKQVANVAVEDARTLTVTPWEKNMVQVIEKAILESDLGLNPNTAGTVMRIPLPPLTEERRKDMIRLVRQEGEAARVAIRNIRRDANNDFKELLKEKEISEDDARRAEERVQKLTDQFVAEIDQILQAKEKELMEI; encoded by the coding sequence ATGATCGACGAAATTATCGAGGATGCCAAGGTTCGCATGGGCAAGAGCGTGGAGTCGCTGAAGACCGATCTCAGCAAGCTGCGCACCGGTCGGGCGCACACCAGCCTGCTCGACCACATCATGGTCGACTACTACGGCAGTCCCACGCCGCTGAAACAGGTGGCCAACGTCGCCGTGGAGGATGCCCGGACCCTCACTGTCACCCCGTGGGAGAAGAACATGGTGCAGGTGATCGAGAAGGCCATCCTGGAATCCGACCTCGGCCTCAACCCCAACACCGCGGGCACGGTGATGCGCATCCCGCTGCCGCCGCTGACCGAGGAGCGGCGCAAGGACATGATCCGCCTGGTGCGCCAGGAGGGTGAGGCCGCCCGGGTGGCGATCCGCAACATCCGGCGTGATGCCAACAACGACTTCAAGGAGCTGCTCAAGGAGAAGGAGATCTCCGAGGACGATGCGCGCCGCGCCGAGGAGCGGGTGCAGAAGCTCACCGACCAGTTCGTCGCCGAGATCGATCAGATCCTGCAGGCGAAGGAAAAGGAACTGATGGAGATCTGA
- a CDS encoding isoprenyl transferase — protein MSEISQIDSRLLQERPQHIAIIMDGNGRWARRRGLPRPAGHREGVKAVRGIVEACRNQGIGALTLFAFSSENWRRPRTEVRLLMDLFINTLKREVRDLHANNVQVSFIGDRSAFSDKLRRLMDESESLTADNDGLRLAIAVNYGGRWDIVEAARRLAAEARDGDLDPSEIDEENFSACLSLAQLPEPDLFIRTGGEQRISNFLLWQLAYTELYFTETLWPDFDAQCLSEALEWFAGRQRRFGHTGEQVERLKGA, from the coding sequence ATGTCCGAGATCAGCCAAATCGACAGCCGGCTGCTGCAGGAGAGACCGCAGCACATCGCCATCATCATGGATGGCAACGGCCGCTGGGCGCGTCGTCGCGGCCTGCCGAGACCGGCCGGACATCGCGAGGGGGTCAAGGCGGTGCGCGGCATCGTCGAGGCCTGCCGCAACCAGGGGATCGGCGCGCTGACCCTGTTTGCCTTCAGCAGCGAGAACTGGCGCCGGCCGCGCACCGAGGTGCGGCTGCTGATGGACCTGTTCATCAACACCCTCAAGCGCGAGGTGCGCGACCTGCACGCCAACAACGTCCAGGTCAGCTTCATCGGTGACCGCAGCGCCTTCTCCGACAAGCTGCGCCGGCTGATGGACGAGAGCGAGTCCCTGACCGCCGACAACGACGGTCTGCGGCTGGCCATCGCCGTCAACTACGGCGGCCGCTGGGACATCGTCGAGGCGGCGCGGCGCCTGGCCGCCGAGGCGCGGGACGGCGATCTGGATCCGTCCGAGATCGACGAGGAAAACTTCAGCGCCTGCCTCAGTCTGGCCCAGCTTCCGGAGCCGGACCTGTTCATCCGTACCGGGGGCGAGCAGCGGATCAGCAACTTCCTGCTCTGGCAGCTGGCCTATACCGAGCTCTATTTCACCGAGACCCTCTGGCCCGACTTCGATGCCCAGTGCCTGAGCGAGGCGCTGGAGTGGTTTGCCGGGCGGCAGCGCCGCTTCGGCCACACCGGCGAGCAGGTGGAGCGCCTGAAGGGTGCTTGA
- a CDS encoding phosphatidate cytidylyltransferase, protein MLEVRILSALILIPLVIWAVLALPAPGFAAASGLLLLAAAWEWTRLVPLAGLPTRLAFLAVLGLLLGVLYPLLDQPAVSRAIASGALLWWLLAGIWLRWPHWGQERAGLKAVLALPVLVPAWVALNLLQGQGGTGPQLLLFILVLMWVTDSAAYFTGRALGRHKLAPRVSPGKTWEGVAGGLAASGLAGALAALWFGWDGPVLAGFVLLALACSALSVVGDLFISLLKRQAGLKDSGQLIPGHGGVLDRIDSLLAAAPLFAFGIQMMGVA, encoded by the coding sequence GTGCTTGAGGTCCGGATTCTCAGCGCGCTCATCCTGATCCCCCTGGTTATCTGGGCCGTGCTGGCGCTGCCGGCACCGGGCTTCGCCGCGGCCAGCGGCCTGCTGCTGCTGGCTGCCGCCTGGGAGTGGACGCGCCTGGTGCCACTCGCCGGCCTCCCGACCCGTCTCGCCTTCCTTGCCGTGCTGGGCCTGCTGCTCGGCGTGCTCTATCCGCTGCTCGACCAGCCGGCCGTCTCCCGGGCAATCGCCTCGGGTGCGCTGCTGTGGTGGCTGCTGGCCGGGATCTGGCTGCGCTGGCCGCACTGGGGTCAGGAACGGGCCGGGTTGAAGGCGGTGCTGGCCCTGCCGGTCCTGGTGCCTGCCTGGGTGGCGCTCAATCTGCTGCAGGGGCAGGGCGGAACCGGTCCCCAGCTGCTGCTGTTCATCCTGGTGCTGATGTGGGTGACCGACAGCGCCGCCTATTTCACCGGCCGGGCCCTCGGCCGTCACAAGCTGGCTCCCCGGGTCAGTCCGGGCAAGACCTGGGAAGGGGTGGCCGGCGGCCTCGCGGCCAGCGGCCTGGCTGGCGCGCTCGCCGCCCTCTGGTTCGGCTGGGACGGTCCTGTGCTGGCTGGCTTCGTGCTGCTGGCGCTGGCCTGCAGCGCCCTGTCTGTGGTCGGCGATCTGTTCATCAGCCTGCTCAAGCGTCAGGCGGGCCTCAAGGACAGCGGCCAGCTGATTCCCGGCCATGGCGGGGTGCTGGACCGGATCGACAGCCTGCTTGCGGCCGCGCCGCTGTTTGCCTTCGGCATCCAGATGATGGGGGTGGCATGA
- the ispC gene encoding 1-deoxy-D-xylulose-5-phosphate reductoisomerase: MRPCGLCVLGATGSIGRSTLDVVARHPRRHRVLALTANRDVDGLYELCRRHRPRYAVLADPASARRLEERLGQEGLPIEVLAGVEGLLRVAALPEVDAVMAAIVGAAGLPPALAAVRAGKRVLLANKEALVMAGALFMREVRAHGALLLPIDSEHNAIFQCLPADFSPGRRPAGVRRILLTASGGPFRDTPPEQLERVTPEQACAHPNWDMGRKISVDSATMMNKGLEVIEACWLFDLPAEQVQVVVHPQSVIHSMVDYVDGSVLAQLGNPDMRTPIAHALAWPERIDSGVEPLDLFAVGRLDFRAPDPDRFPCLALAYRAWREGGTAPAILNAANEVAVQAFLDGRLGFTAIAAVIEACLDGLDPRPVEDLDGLLEADAEARRLAEARIAEMAQRSVS, translated from the coding sequence ATGAGACCTTGCGGACTCTGTGTGCTGGGGGCGACCGGTTCCATCGGTCGCAGCACCCTGGACGTGGTGGCCCGGCATCCACGGCGGCACCGGGTGCTGGCGCTGACTGCCAACCGCGACGTCGACGGCCTGTACGAACTCTGTCGCCGGCACCGGCCGCGCTATGCGGTGCTGGCCGATCCTGCCAGCGCCCGGCGGCTGGAGGAACGGCTGGGGCAGGAGGGCCTGCCGATCGAGGTGCTGGCCGGTGTCGAGGGCCTGCTGCGGGTGGCGGCCCTGCCCGAGGTGGACGCGGTGATGGCGGCCATCGTCGGTGCCGCCGGTCTGCCCCCCGCGCTGGCCGCGGTGCGTGCCGGCAAGCGCGTGCTGCTGGCCAACAAGGAGGCGCTGGTGATGGCCGGCGCCCTGTTCATGCGCGAGGTTCGGGCGCACGGTGCCCTGCTGCTGCCGATCGACAGCGAGCACAATGCCATCTTCCAGTGCCTGCCGGCGGATTTCAGCCCGGGCCGCCGGCCGGCCGGGGTGCGCCGCATCCTGCTCACCGCTTCCGGCGGGCCGTTCCGCGATACCCCGCCGGAGCAGCTGGAGCGGGTGACCCCGGAACAGGCCTGCGCCCACCCCAACTGGGACATGGGCCGCAAGATCTCGGTCGATTCGGCGACCATGATGAACAAGGGGCTGGAGGTGATCGAGGCCTGCTGGCTGTTCGACCTGCCCGCCGAACAGGTGCAGGTGGTGGTGCATCCGCAGAGCGTGATCCACTCGATGGTCGACTATGTGGACGGATCGGTGCTGGCCCAGCTCGGCAATCCCGACATGCGCACCCCCATTGCCCATGCCCTGGCCTGGCCGGAGCGCATCGATTCCGGCGTCGAGCCCCTGGACCTGTTCGCGGTCGGCCGGCTCGACTTCCGGGCGCCTGATCCGGACCGCTTCCCCTGTCTGGCGCTGGCCTACCGGGCCTGGCGCGAGGGCGGCACCGCGCCGGCCATCCTCAATGCCGCCAACGAGGTCGCGGTGCAGGCCTTCCTCGACGGCCGCCTGGGTTTCACCGCCATTGCAGCGGTCATCGAGGCCTGTCTCGACGGCCTGGATCCGCGGCCCGTGGAGGATCTCGACGGTCTGCTCGAGGCCGATGCCGAGGCCCGGCGGCTGGCCGAGGCGCGGATCGCCGAGATGGCGCAGAGGAGCGTCTCGTGA
- the rseP gene encoding RIP metalloprotease RseP, which translates to MSGILFTLAAFVLALSLLVTVHEFGHFWVARRLGVRVLRFSVGFGNPIWRWQRSPEDVEFVIATIPLGGYVKMLDEREGEVPPEQLDRAFNRKPLAARMAVVVAGPLFNFLFAILVYWMMYVGGVPGVKAVVGEVLPDTPAAEAGLQPRDQLLRVDERETPTWQTAVLALLDGALDHRDLQLEVQGGDGVLRRLTLRLDGVDDLLDRGNLLERLGIRPWRPVLPPVIGKLVAGGAAERAGLRPGDHILSADGQPIPDWSVWVEYVQARPQQPIRLEVERDGQRLQLDLQPERVEIDNRDIGRIGAYPEVPESLGAELRTEIRHGPLEAIGPSLAKTWEMTALTLRTLWKMLVGEASVENISGPISIAQYAGHTASMGLASFLGFLGVVSISLGVLNLLPIPVLDGGHLLYYLIELFKGSPLSPEAELFGQRIGIAILLALMSLAVFNDFSRLLN; encoded by the coding sequence GTGAGCGGCATCCTGTTCACCCTGGCGGCCTTCGTCCTGGCGCTCAGCCTGCTGGTCACGGTGCACGAGTTCGGCCACTTCTGGGTGGCGCGGCGGCTCGGTGTGCGCGTGCTGCGTTTCTCGGTCGGCTTCGGCAACCCCATCTGGCGCTGGCAGCGCAGCCCCGAGGATGTGGAGTTCGTGATCGCCACCATCCCGCTCGGCGGCTATGTGAAGATGCTCGACGAGCGCGAGGGCGAGGTGCCGCCCGAGCAGCTCGATCGTGCCTTCAACCGCAAGCCGCTGGCGGCACGCATGGCGGTGGTGGTGGCCGGCCCGCTGTTCAATTTCCTGTTCGCCATCCTCGTCTACTGGATGATGTATGTCGGTGGCGTACCCGGGGTCAAGGCGGTGGTCGGCGAGGTGCTGCCGGACACGCCCGCGGCCGAGGCCGGCCTGCAGCCGCGCGATCAGCTGCTGCGAGTCGATGAGCGCGAGACGCCGACCTGGCAGACGGCGGTCCTGGCGCTGCTCGACGGCGCGCTGGATCACCGCGATCTGCAGCTCGAGGTGCAGGGTGGCGACGGGGTGCTGCGCCGGCTGACCCTGCGCCTCGACGGCGTCGATGACCTGCTCGATCGCGGCAACCTGCTGGAGCGGCTCGGTATCCGCCCCTGGCGGCCGGTCCTGCCGCCGGTGATCGGCAAGCTGGTGGCCGGCGGAGCGGCGGAGCGGGCCGGGCTGCGGCCTGGTGACCATATCCTCTCCGCCGACGGCCAGCCGATCCCGGACTGGAGTGTCTGGGTGGAGTATGTGCAGGCCCGCCCCCAGCAGCCGATCCGCCTCGAGGTCGAGCGCGACGGCCAGCGTCTGCAGCTCGATCTGCAACCGGAACGGGTGGAGATCGACAACCGGGACATCGGGCGCATCGGTGCCTATCCCGAGGTGCCTGAATCGCTCGGCGCCGAGCTGCGCACCGAGATCCGCCACGGGCCGCTGGAGGCCATTGGCCCGAGTCTCGCCAAGACCTGGGAGATGACTGCCCTGACCCTGCGCACCCTGTGGAAGATGCTGGTGGGGGAGGCCTCGGTGGAGAACATCAGCGGCCCGATCAGCATCGCCCAGTATGCCGGCCACACGGCGAGCATGGGGCTGGCCAGCTTCCTCGGTTTCCTCGGTGTGGTCAGCATCAGCCTGGGTGTGCTCAACCTGCTGCCGATCCCGGTACTGGATGGCGGCCACCTCTTGTATTACCTTATTGAGCTTTTCAAGGGCAGCCCGCTGTCGCCCGAGGCGGAACTGTTCGGTCAGCGGATCGGCATTGCCATCCTGCTGGCCCTGATGAGCCTGGCCGTCTTCAACGATTTTTCACGTCTGCTGAACTGA
- the bamA gene encoding outer membrane protein assembly factor BamA encodes MRSRLSALLLAVLVTSHAWAFEPFVVRDIRVEGLQRITAGTVFNYLPVKIGERFDDARSEAAIRALFRSGFFRDVRIEREGDVLVVAVQERPAISSIEISGNEDIETEPLLDSLKQIGFAEGRVFNRSLLDKVEQELRRQYFSRGKYAVRIESTVTPLERNRVGISIQVSEGRAARIKHISIVGNKVFDDETLLDRFKLSTPTLLSFYTQADQYSKQKLAADLETLRSFYLDRGYINFNIDSTQVSITPDKKDIYITINITEGEQFRVKEVKLAGDFVVPPEELFPLVGINPGDIFSRRYVTSTVDAIGEYLGDQGYAFANVNTIPEVDEKQRLVTVTFFVDPGKRVYVRRINMVGNTRTRDEVLRREMRQMEAGWFSASAVERSRTRLDRLGYFEEVNVETPSVPGTPDQVDVNYSVTERPSGNLLLGLGYSQTSGILFNASVSQNNFLGTGKQVSFSFNNSQVNTVYSFNYVNPYYTVDGVSRGFGAYFRQTDASQANLASYNVDTYGGNVSFGVPINEFDRVRLNAEFEHLELSQTAFSPQVVADYINAQGDTFDNIRLTASWAHDTRNKALFADRGMLQRLSAEVTLPGLDLQYYKINYRHLLYVPLTRYLTLSLNGEIGYGDGYGDYDQLPFFKNFYAGGVRSIRGFQDNTLGPKDSATRQPIGGAFKLLGNVELYFPPPLLSELKSFRMSTFFDIGNVFADFNDFEAGELRYSVGVGATWLSPLGALTFSLAKPLNEKEGDDTQIFQFTIGTNF; translated from the coding sequence ATGAGATCACGCCTTTCCGCCCTCTTGCTGGCCGTCCTGGTCACCAGTCACGCCTGGGCCTTCGAACCCTTCGTCGTCAGGGATATCCGGGTCGAGGGATTGCAGCGCATCACCGCCGGAACGGTGTTCAACTATCTGCCGGTGAAGATCGGCGAACGCTTCGACGATGCGCGTTCCGAGGCGGCGATTCGGGCGCTGTTCCGTTCCGGCTTCTTCAGGGACGTGCGCATCGAGCGTGAGGGTGACGTGCTGGTGGTGGCGGTGCAGGAGCGGCCGGCGATCTCCAGCATCGAGATCAGCGGCAACGAGGACATCGAGACCGAGCCGCTGCTCGACTCGCTGAAGCAGATCGGTTTCGCCGAGGGCCGGGTATTCAATCGATCCCTGCTGGACAAGGTGGAGCAGGAACTGCGCCGCCAGTATTTCTCGCGTGGCAAGTACGCGGTGCGTATCGAGAGCACGGTTACACCGCTGGAACGCAACCGGGTCGGGATCAGCATCCAGGTCTCGGAGGGACGCGCCGCGCGCATCAAGCACATCAGCATCGTCGGCAACAAGGTATTCGATGACGAGACGCTGCTCGACCGTTTCAAGCTCAGTACCCCGACGCTGCTCTCCTTCTACACCCAGGCCGACCAGTATTCCAAGCAGAAGCTGGCCGCGGACCTGGAGACCCTGCGCTCCTTCTATCTCGACCGCGGCTACATCAATTTCAACATCGATTCCACCCAGGTTTCGATCACTCCCGACAAGAAGGACATCTATATCACCATCAATATCACCGAAGGCGAGCAGTTTCGCGTCAAGGAGGTGAAGCTGGCCGGTGACTTCGTGGTGCCGCCGGAAGAGCTGTTTCCGCTGGTCGGTATCAATCCGGGGGACATCTTCTCGCGGCGCTATGTGACCTCCACGGTGGACGCCATCGGCGAGTATCTCGGCGACCAGGGTTATGCCTTCGCCAACGTCAATACCATTCCCGAGGTCGACGAGAAGCAGCGGCTGGTGACGGTGACCTTCTTCGTCGATCCGGGCAAACGGGTCTATGTGCGGCGCATCAACATGGTGGGCAATACGCGCACCCGTGATGAGGTGCTGCGCCGCGAGATGCGGCAGATGGAGGCTGGCTGGTTCTCGGCCTCGGCGGTGGAACGTTCCCGCACCCGCCTCGACCGGCTCGGTTACTTCGAGGAGGTGAACGTCGAGACGCCCAGCGTGCCCGGCACCCCCGATCAGGTGGATGTCAACTATTCGGTGACCGAGCGACCCTCCGGCAACCTGCTGCTCGGCCTCGGCTATTCGCAGACCTCGGGCATCCTGTTCAACGCCAGCGTCAGTCAGAACAATTTCCTGGGCACCGGCAAGCAGGTGAGCTTCAGTTTCAACAACAGCCAGGTCAACACCGTCTACAGTTTCAACTATGTCAATCCCTACTACACGGTGGACGGGGTGAGCCGTGGTTTTGGCGCCTACTTCCGGCAGACCGATGCCAGCCAGGCGAACCTGGCCAGCTACAACGTCGACACCTACGGTGGCAATGTCAGCTTCGGCGTGCCGATCAACGAGTTCGACCGGGTGCGGCTGAATGCCGAGTTCGAACACCTGGAACTCTCCCAGACCGCCTTCTCGCCCCAGGTGGTGGCGGATTACATCAACGCGCAGGGCGATACTTTCGACAACATCCGCCTCACTGCCAGCTGGGCGCACGACACCCGCAACAAGGCCCTGTTCGCCGATCGTGGCATGTTGCAGCGATTGTCCGCCGAGGTGACCCTGCCCGGACTCGATCTGCAGTACTACAAGATCAACTACCGGCATTTGCTCTACGTGCCCCTGACCCGCTATCTGACCCTGTCGCTGAATGGCGAGATCGGTTATGGTGACGGCTACGGTGACTATGATCAGCTGCCGTTCTTCAAGAACTTCTATGCCGGCGGTGTGCGCTCCATCCGCGGCTTCCAGGACAACACCCTGGGTCCCAAGGACAGTGCCACCAGGCAGCCGATCGGCGGTGCCTTCAAGTTGCTCGGCAATGTCGAACTGTATTTCCCGCCGCCGCTGCTGTCGGAACTGAAGTCCTTCCGCATGAGCACCTTCTTCGACATCGGTAACGTCTTTGCCGATTTCAACGACTTCGAGGCCGGCGAACTGCGCTACTCGGTGGGTGTCGGCGCCACCTGGCTGTCGCCACTCGGCGCCCTGACCTTCAGTCTGGCCAAGCCCCTGAACGAGAAGGAGGGGGATGACACCCAGATCTTCCAGTTTACAATTGGTACCAACTTCTAG
- a CDS encoding OmpH family outer membrane protein, which produces MKRHIHSILLLCALLLPGLAAAEVKVGFVNTAKLMEKAPQAKAAISKMEAEFAPREKDLVALQREIKSKEEKLARDGAVMSEAERSKLERELISRKRELKRSQDEFREDLNIRRNEELSKLQRRLYEAIVTLAKEEKFDLILSEGVVFASKRIDITDAVLQHLDKAFKSSK; this is translated from the coding sequence ATGAAAAGACATATCCACAGTATCCTGCTGCTCTGTGCTTTGCTGCTGCCGGGGCTGGCGGCAGCCGAGGTCAAGGTCGGTTTCGTCAACACCGCCAAGCTGATGGAGAAGGCGCCGCAGGCCAAGGCCGCGATCAGCAAGATGGAGGCGGAGTTCGCGCCACGGGAGAAGGATCTGGTTGCCCTGCAACGCGAAATCAAGAGCAAGGAAGAGAAGCTGGCTCGCGACGGCGCAGTGATGAGCGAGGCCGAGAGGTCCAAGCTGGAACGCGAACTGATCAGCCGCAAGCGCGAGCTGAAGCGTTCCCAGGACGAGTTCCGCGAGGATCTCAACATTCGCCGCAACGAGGAACTGTCCAAACTGCAGCGCCGCCTCTACGAGGCCATCGTCACCCTGGCCAAGGAGGAGAAGTTCGATCTGATCCTCAGTGAAGGTGTGGTCTTTGCCAGCAAGCGCATCGACATCACCGATGCCGTTCTGCAGCATCTCGACAAGGCCTTCAAGTCGTCCAAGTAG